The Solibacillus daqui genome has a segment encoding these proteins:
- a CDS encoding cation:proton antiporter translates to MFILQIVLVLFATKFAGHLAARLGQPSVLGKILVGIILGPALLGWIHETELLTTFSQIGVLLLMFLAGLETDLQEMNKNKKAAIYVAFGGIIVPIILGYFGSQYYGMSVGESIFIGLLLSATSVSISVQALRELGWLNSKEGSTLLGAAVLDDIVVVILIAIAMSVFAGSDTNVGLLIGKKILFFAVLILISKWVIPHFIQLFTKFKVTESVLSAGLIICFGLSYFAEILGIAGIIGAFFAGIAIAQTKFKKEIEHKVEPIAYGIFVPFFFVSIGIAVSFDGIGDQVGFIFIFSIIAILSKFIGSGVGAKLAGFNTKSSMGVGAGMVSRGEVALILAAMGLESGLLPANYYTAMIIVVIVTTIVTPPLLKLIFGKRHTQEIVK, encoded by the coding sequence ATGTTTATTTTACAAATTGTACTTGTTTTGTTTGCTACAAAATTTGCAGGTCATTTGGCTGCTAGGTTAGGGCAGCCTTCTGTATTAGGAAAAATCCTTGTAGGAATTATTTTGGGTCCAGCTTTATTAGGATGGATTCATGAAACAGAATTATTAACGACATTCAGTCAAATTGGTGTTCTTTTATTAATGTTTTTAGCGGGACTTGAAACAGACTTGCAAGAAATGAATAAAAATAAGAAAGCAGCCATTTATGTGGCATTTGGTGGTATTATTGTACCCATTATTTTAGGATACTTTGGTTCTCAATATTACGGAATGTCTGTTGGCGAATCGATTTTTATTGGTTTATTATTATCGGCAACATCTGTAAGTATTTCAGTTCAAGCATTGCGAGAGCTGGGTTGGTTAAATAGTAAAGAAGGCTCGACATTATTAGGTGCAGCAGTATTAGATGATATTGTTGTTGTTATCTTAATTGCAATTGCGATGAGTGTTTTTGCAGGATCTGATACAAATGTTGGCTTACTTATTGGAAAGAAAATTTTATTCTTTGCTGTGCTAATTTTGATTTCAAAATGGGTGATTCCACACTTCATTCAATTATTTACAAAGTTCAAAGTAACTGAATCGGTATTGAGTGCAGGATTAATAATTTGCTTTGGTTTATCTTATTTTGCAGAAATTTTAGGTATTGCAGGAATTATCGGTGCATTTTTTGCAGGGATCGCAATCGCTCAAACGAAATTTAAAAAAGAAATTGAACATAAGGTAGAGCCAATTGCCTATGGAATTTTTGTTCCGTTTTTCTTCGTGAGCATTGGTATAGCCGTTTCATTTGATGGAATTGGTGATCAAGTTGGGTTTATTTTCATTTTCTCTATAATTGCTATTTTATCTAAATTTATTGGATCTGGTGTCGGTGCAAAATTAGCAGGATTTAATACAAAATCATCAATGGGTGTCGGTGCAGGAATGGTGTCACGAGGCGAAGTGGCATTGATTTTAGCCGCGATGGGATTAGAGAGTGGCTTATTGCCGGCGAATTATTATACAGCAATGATCATTGTCGTAATTGTTACTACTATTGTTACGCCGCCATTATTGAAGCTAATTTTCGGCAAAAGACATACACAGGAAATAGTAAAATAA
- a CDS encoding nucleotidyltransferase domain-containing protein, which translates to MHNNKRLEPLKAARQFVEKYFPNCQAALLAGSVVRGEATTTSDLDIVIFDKEVKNPYRESFIEFEWPIEVFVHNLTSYKHYFAMDYERARSSLQKMLVEGFVVKDDGIVEQIKKEAQQILENGPQHWSLQTIDAKRYFITDVLDDFIGCTTIHEELFIVNMLAELISEFILRTNDKWVGTSKWVFRLLKAHDEQIALQFFEAFNFYYETKDKTQIITFVDHVLEPFGGRLFEGFSMGKTSS; encoded by the coding sequence ATGCATAATAACAAAAGATTAGAGCCACTTAAAGCAGCTCGCCAATTTGTAGAAAAGTATTTTCCAAACTGCCAAGCAGCATTACTTGCAGGGAGCGTCGTTCGTGGTGAAGCTACCACAACATCTGATTTAGATATTGTTATTTTTGATAAGGAAGTGAAAAATCCTTATCGTGAATCATTTATCGAGTTTGAATGGCCAATTGAAGTGTTTGTACATAATTTAACATCATATAAACATTATTTTGCGATGGATTATGAAAGGGCAAGATCATCCTTACAAAAGATGCTCGTAGAAGGATTTGTTGTAAAAGATGATGGGATTGTAGAGCAAATAAAAAAGGAAGCACAGCAAATTTTAGAAAACGGTCCACAACATTGGTCATTACAAACAATTGATGCAAAGCGCTATTTTATTACGGATGTATTAGATGATTTTATAGGGTGTACAACGATACATGAAGAACTTTTTATTGTGAATATGTTAGCAGAGCTTATTAGTGAGTTTATATTAAGAACAAACGATAAATGGGTGGGGACTTCTAAATGGGTGTTTCGTTTATTGAAAGCACATGATGAACAGATAGCACTTCAATTTTTTGAAGCATTTAATTTTTATTATGAAACGAAAGACAAAACACAAATTATTACATTTGTAGATCATGTATTAGAACCGTTTGGAGGAAGATTATTTGAGGGTTTTTCGATGGGGAAAACAAGTAGCTAA
- a CDS encoding nucleotidyltransferase family protein: MIFESELIKLLESDKSLFSILKAVETLNLNDCWIAAGIIRNKVWDSLHSMQSETNDIDVIYFDENETSIQAEKILEAKLNIIIPNLPWSVKNQARMHTKNNLPPYRCSFDGVANFPETPTAIAARIKQNKIEIMAPYGLQDLYTFQVRPTPNFTKNSTMHNVYLNRIQEKNWRHTWDKLQIIT, translated from the coding sequence ATGATTTTCGAATCAGAATTAATTAAACTTTTAGAATCGGATAAATCCCTTTTCTCCATTTTGAAAGCAGTAGAAACACTAAATCTAAATGATTGCTGGATAGCTGCTGGCATTATTAGAAATAAAGTTTGGGATTCGTTACATAGTATGCAAAGTGAAACTAACGATATTGATGTTATTTATTTCGATGAAAATGAAACTTCAATTCAAGCCGAAAAAATATTGGAAGCTAAGTTGAATATAATCATTCCAAATCTACCTTGGTCCGTAAAAAATCAAGCTCGAATGCATACGAAAAATAATTTACCACCCTATCGTTGTTCGTTTGATGGAGTTGCTAATTTCCCTGAAACACCAACGGCAATTGCAGCTCGAATTAAACAGAATAAAATCGAAATAATGGCACCCTACGGATTACAAGATTTATATACTTTTCAAGTAAGACCAACTCCCAATTTCACAAAGAATTCAACTATGCATAATGTCTATTTAAATAGAATTCAAGAAAAAAACTGGAGACACACATGGGATAAGTTACAAATCATTACTTAA
- a CDS encoding NUDIX hydrolase, whose protein sequence is MENWDVYDQHRNKTGKIITRGSEMADDEFHVVVHVCIFNNQGEMLIQQRQPFKVGWPNYWDVSCGGSAITGDTSQQAAARELFEELGIWYNFEEMRPQLTINFERGFDDYYLIEHEVNLTELVLQPEEVQAVKWASKDEILQMMQEETFIPFYEHFIHLLFDMRHQYGTLTKISFK, encoded by the coding sequence ATGGAAAATTGGGATGTATACGATCAACACCGCAACAAAACAGGCAAAATCATTACAAGAGGTAGTGAAATGGCGGACGATGAATTTCATGTCGTTGTGCACGTATGTATCTTTAACAATCAAGGTGAGATGTTAATTCAGCAGCGCCAACCATTTAAAGTGGGCTGGCCAAACTATTGGGATGTTTCATGTGGAGGTAGTGCGATCACTGGGGACACGAGCCAACAAGCTGCCGCGCGTGAGCTATTTGAGGAACTTGGAATTTGGTACAATTTCGAAGAGATGCGCCCACAGCTGACAATTAATTTTGAACGTGGCTTTGATGATTATTATTTAATTGAGCATGAAGTAAATTTAACAGAACTTGTCCTTCAGCCAGAGGAAGTACAAGCTGTGAAATGGGCATCAAAGGATGAGATATTACAAATGATGCAGGAAGAAACATTCATTCCGTTTTATGAGCATTTTATTCATTTGCTTTTTGATATGCGCCATCAATATGGAACTTTAACAAAAATCTCGTTCAAGTAA
- a CDS encoding MFS transporter gives MKRMDTQVMSRDEIKKLYNRVLIVVSISQIFGGAGLAAGISVGALLVQQMIGDSSFSGVPTALFTLGSAVTAYSVGKLSQKYGRRIGLSAGFFVGGVGALGVIVAAIQNNLILLFIALFVYGAGTATNLQARYAGTDLATKEQRAKAISTTMVMTTFGAVAGPNLISTMGHVAESLHMPELAGPFILSMFAYLLAGLTLLLMLRPDPLQIAKQLEENHPSNQATLSGHSQGQRKDGIIVGAGVMIITQVVMVAIMTMTPIHMTHHGHNLASIGLVIGFHVGFMYFPSLVTGILIDRFGRNAMIICASVTLLASGIVAAYAPTDSLIFLIIALALLGLGWNFGLISGTALIVDHTTIAERAKVQGTIDVFIAISGATAGLLSGIIVAKTSYGMLSISGALISLALLPLIGWIMKRR, from the coding sequence ATGAAAAGAATGGATACTCAAGTTATGTCGAGAGATGAAATTAAAAAGTTGTACAACCGGGTGTTAATTGTAGTTAGTATCTCGCAAATATTCGGTGGTGCAGGATTAGCTGCAGGTATTTCTGTTGGTGCACTGCTCGTTCAACAAATGATAGGGGATAGCTCTTTTTCGGGGGTTCCAACAGCATTATTTACATTAGGGTCTGCAGTTACTGCATATAGTGTAGGAAAGCTCTCGCAAAAGTATGGAAGGCGAATCGGATTGTCTGCAGGATTTTTTGTTGGTGGAGTTGGTGCACTTGGAGTCATAGTCGCTGCGATACAAAATAATCTAATCTTATTATTTATCGCATTGTTTGTATATGGTGCAGGCACAGCGACGAATTTGCAAGCTCGTTATGCTGGGACGGATTTAGCAACGAAAGAGCAGCGGGCAAAAGCAATTAGTACAACGATGGTTATGACAACATTTGGTGCGGTAGCGGGGCCAAACTTAATTTCTACAATGGGACATGTAGCGGAGAGTTTACATATGCCTGAATTAGCAGGGCCATTTATACTTTCAATGTTTGCTTATTTACTGGCAGGCTTAACATTATTATTAATGTTACGACCAGATCCACTGCAAATTGCAAAACAGCTAGAGGAAAATCATCCGTCCAATCAAGCAACGTTATCGGGACATTCACAGGGGCAAAGGAAAGATGGCATTATTGTTGGTGCTGGTGTGATGATTATAACGCAGGTGGTTATGGTAGCTATTATGACGATGACACCCATTCATATGACACATCACGGTCATAATTTAGCAAGCATTGGATTAGTAATAGGTTTTCATGTTGGCTTTATGTATTTTCCATCATTAGTTACGGGAATTTTGATAGATAGATTTGGGCGAAATGCGATGATTATCTGTGCATCGGTAACATTACTAGCATCGGGAATAGTTGCTGCCTATGCGCCAACAGATTCATTAATTTTCCTTATTATTGCGCTAGCTTTATTGGGCCTAGGATGGAATTTTGGATTAATTAGTGGAACGGCATTAATTGTCGATCATACGACGATAGCAGAAAGAGCTAAAGTACAGGGGACGATTGATGTATTCATCGCTATTTCCGGTGCAACAGCAGGCTTACTTTCAGGGATTATTGTTGCTAAAACGAGCTATGGGATGCTGTCTATTAGTGGCGCGCTTATTTCGTTAGCATTACTCCCGCTTATTGGCTGGATCATGAAAAGAAGATGA
- a CDS encoding pentapeptide repeat-containing protein: protein MDIKTAQNIRESLTADCSKCFGLCCTALNIVASSDFSMNKPAGTPCMNLQSDYSCQIHSQLRVKGFKGCTVFDCLGAGQVVSQVTFNGQSWQENPDIGKKMFQVFPIMEQIHEMIAYVAEALSYDIPDDLAEKLRKQLKELQDLTKLDADNLLSLDLVMYRFSLNELLTSASNFVRKNTIDQMPSLRKIKEFNHARADWMGKKLKGNDLRATDFRGAYLIAADMRNTDLRAVNFIGADLRDVNFSGANLSTSMFLTQMQINSAKGDVKTILPSHIHRPSHWIH from the coding sequence ATGGATATTAAAACAGCCCAAAATATTAGAGAAAGTTTAACAGCCGATTGTTCGAAGTGCTTTGGACTTTGCTGCACAGCACTTAATATTGTAGCTTCAAGTGATTTTTCGATGAACAAACCAGCAGGTACTCCTTGTATGAATTTACAGTCTGATTACAGTTGCCAAATTCATAGTCAGTTGAGAGTGAAAGGATTCAAAGGCTGTACAGTATTTGATTGTTTGGGTGCTGGACAAGTCGTTTCTCAAGTTACTTTTAACGGTCAGAGTTGGCAAGAAAATCCTGATATTGGGAAGAAAATGTTTCAAGTATTTCCCATCATGGAGCAAATACATGAAATGATCGCGTACGTGGCAGAAGCTCTGTCTTACGATATACCCGATGATTTAGCTGAAAAATTGAGAAAACAGTTAAAGGAATTGCAGGATTTAACGAAGTTGGACGCAGATAATTTATTGTCACTTGATTTGGTGATGTATCGATTTTCTTTAAATGAACTGCTTACTTCAGCGAGTAATTTTGTCAGAAAAAATACAATCGACCAAATGCCCAGTCTTCGAAAAATTAAAGAGTTTAACCATGCGAGAGCTGATTGGATGGGTAAAAAGTTAAAGGGAAATGATTTAAGAGCAACTGATTTCAGGGGAGCCTATTTGATTGCTGCGGATATGAGAAATACTGATTTAAGGGCAGTCAATTTTATTGGTGCGGATTTGAGAGATGTTAATTTCAGTGGGGCTAATCTGTCCACTAGTATGTTTTTGACCCAAATGCAAATTAATTCGGCTAAAGGTGATGTAAAGACAATTTTACCCTCTCATATACATCGACCTTCTCATTGGATTCACTAA
- a CDS encoding O-methyltransferase → MSTLYRSNTYIPELVQTSKLLDKRNDFVNSCSDEAGRLLSVLVGQITQGEILEVGTGFGVGSSWILSSIAPTVKFITIDNSKEKIDATANHIRHNQAEFICGDWKEVITKGPFQFIFADVAATKTIEGELLFNTLNVGGMLFMDDFTPEDQFPDEWKGKPDKVREYWLNHSGLIATEIYLTPTSSAILATKVK, encoded by the coding sequence ATGTCCACATTGTATCGTTCGAATACATATATTCCAGAATTAGTTCAGACCAGCAAGTTGTTAGATAAAAGAAATGATTTTGTAAATTCCTGTTCAGATGAAGCTGGAAGACTATTATCAGTTCTCGTTGGACAAATAACACAAGGAGAAATTCTTGAGGTTGGAACTGGTTTTGGTGTAGGGAGTTCTTGGATACTTTCATCTATTGCTCCAACAGTAAAATTTATAACGATAGATAATTCAAAAGAAAAAATTGATGCTACTGCCAATCATATTAGACATAACCAAGCAGAATTTATTTGTGGGGATTGGAAAGAGGTTATTACAAAAGGTCCATTTCAATTTATTTTTGCCGATGTTGCTGCTACAAAAACGATTGAAGGAGAACTATTATTCAATACATTAAATGTCGGAGGAATGTTGTTTATGGATGATTTTACTCCTGAAGACCAATTTCCAGATGAATGGAAAGGGAAACCCGATAAAGTTAGGGAATATTGGCTAAATCATAGTGGATTAATAGCAACAGAAATTTACCTAACACCAACTTCATCTGCAATACTAGCAACAAAGGTAAAGTAA
- the ribE gene encoding 6,7-dimethyl-8-ribityllumazine synthase, translating into MGKIFEAQLIGTQLKIGIVVGRFNEFINDKLLSGALDGLKRHDVNEENIDIAWVPGAFEVPFIAKKMAETKQYDAVIGLGTVIRGATTHYDYVCNEAAKGIAKVSLDTGVPIIFGIVTTENIEQAIERAGTKAGNKGYDSAISAIEMANLNQLFK; encoded by the coding sequence ATGGGTAAAATTTTTGAAGCACAATTAATTGGAACACAACTTAAAATTGGAATCGTTGTAGGACGTTTTAATGAATTTATTAATGATAAACTTTTATCGGGTGCATTAGATGGATTAAAGCGTCATGATGTAAACGAAGAAAATATTGATATCGCATGGGTACCAGGTGCGTTTGAGGTACCATTTATCGCGAAAAAAATGGCAGAAACTAAACAATATGATGCAGTAATTGGTTTAGGAACGGTCATTCGTGGGGCAACAACGCATTATGATTATGTGTGTAATGAAGCCGCAAAAGGTATTGCAAAAGTGTCTTTAGATACAGGAGTACCAATTATTTTCGGCATTGTGACGACAGAAAATATAGAACAAGCTATTGAACGAGCTGGTACGAAAGCCGGTAACAAGGGGTATGACAGCGCGATTTCAGCAATTGAAATGGCCAATTTAAATCAACTGTTTAAATAA
- the ribE gene encoding riboflavin synthase, translating into MFTGIIEEIGTIEKINMGTDAMQLEIKATKVLSDVQLGDSIAVNGVCLTVTQFSSDRFYADVMPETFHATNLTSLQKGMPVNLERAMHANGRFGGHFVSGHVDGIATIKSKKTISNAIYVDLTVADGLLENCIVKGSITLDGTSLTIFALQKNMLTVSLIPHTSHQSVLGMKKVGEQVNVETDLLGKYVKQHVQAKSSNVTRDFLKRNGF; encoded by the coding sequence TTGTTTACAGGAATCATTGAAGAAATCGGAACCATCGAAAAAATAAATATGGGTACCGATGCGATGCAGCTAGAGATTAAGGCAACTAAGGTGTTAAGTGATGTGCAGTTAGGAGATAGCATTGCGGTGAATGGTGTGTGCTTAACCGTTACACAGTTTTCAAGCGACCGCTTTTATGCAGATGTTATGCCAGAAACGTTTCATGCAACAAATTTAACTTCATTACAAAAAGGTATGCCTGTAAATTTAGAGCGAGCAATGCATGCTAATGGCCGATTTGGCGGGCATTTTGTAAGCGGCCATGTCGATGGTATTGCAACGATCAAAAGTAAAAAAACAATTTCAAATGCGATCTATGTAGACCTAACAGTAGCAGATGGTTTACTTGAAAACTGTATTGTGAAAGGATCAATTACACTTGATGGCACAAGTTTAACGATTTTTGCACTTCAAAAAAATATGCTAACTGTATCCCTCATCCCTCATACAAGTCATCAATCCGTACTAGGAATGAAAAAGGTCGGGGAGCAAGTCAATGTGGAAACGGATTTGCTTGGTAAATATGTGAAACAGCATGTGCAAGCTAAATCATCCAATGTGACACGCGATTTCCTAAAAAGAAATGGATTTTAA
- the thrS gene encoding threonine--tRNA ligase: MSNQEVTIQFPNGELKRFAKGVTLTEIAKSISPSLAKKSIVGSVNTTTTDLTRPILVDAEISLYDAVSQQGLAVLRHSTAHLLAQAVKRLYPGVKLGVGPIIENGFYYDIEMSHTLVPEDLGAIEREMKKIVNENLPVVRKEVTREQASHIFEEDYLKLELLEAIPTEELVTVYEQGEFVDLCRGPHVVSTNKLQYFKLMNISGAYWRGDSNYQMLQRIYGVAFATKEDMQDYFVFLEEAEKRNHRKLGKELDLFMFSEEAPGMPFYLANGQIIRSELENFLRNLQTSYDYKEVRTPLMMNQRLWEQSGHWQHYKENMYFTQVDEQKFALKPMNCPGHMLIYKNDLHSYRDLPIRMAEFGQVHRHEFSGALNGLLRVRTFCQDDAHIFVTPEQIEDEITLALQIIDHVYKVFGFEYDIELSTRPDNYMGELTLWDKAEQALENVLNHLGFPYKINEGDGAFYGPKIDIHIKDAIKRSHQCATVQLDFQLPEKFDLTYVNEDNEKVRPVVIHRAVFGSIDRFLGILIEHFGGAFPLWLAPKQVQIIGVSDVHKPYVEKVLHDLRQANIRVSVDERNEKLGRKIRDAQMQKVPYILVLGDEEQQEDSVTIRAFKQEGLTKMSIESFVEYVIEEIEQKKLPNFANV, from the coding sequence ATGTCAAATCAAGAAGTAACAATTCAATTTCCAAATGGCGAACTAAAACGTTTTGCCAAAGGTGTTACGCTAACCGAAATCGCCAAATCGATTAGTCCAAGCTTAGCGAAAAAATCAATCGTAGGTAGTGTAAATACAACGACAACCGATTTGACACGACCGATTCTAGTGGATGCTGAAATTTCTCTATATGATGCTGTGTCACAACAAGGCTTAGCGGTACTTCGTCATTCAACTGCTCACTTGCTAGCGCAGGCAGTAAAGCGATTATATCCAGGTGTAAAATTGGGTGTTGGGCCGATTATTGAAAATGGATTTTATTATGATATCGAGATGAGCCATACGCTAGTGCCAGAAGATTTAGGTGCTATTGAACGTGAAATGAAAAAGATTGTGAATGAGAATTTACCAGTAGTGCGTAAGGAAGTAACGCGAGAACAAGCAAGTCATATTTTTGAAGAAGATTACTTAAAGCTTGAGCTATTAGAAGCGATACCGACTGAAGAACTCGTAACAGTTTACGAACAAGGAGAGTTTGTCGATTTATGTAGAGGGCCACATGTAGTGTCAACGAATAAATTGCAGTACTTTAAACTGATGAATATTTCAGGTGCGTACTGGCGCGGTGATAGTAACTATCAAATGCTACAGCGTATTTACGGTGTGGCGTTTGCAACGAAAGAGGATATGCAAGATTATTTCGTGTTCCTAGAAGAAGCCGAAAAACGTAATCATCGTAAGCTGGGAAAAGAGCTCGATTTATTTATGTTCTCTGAAGAAGCACCGGGTATGCCGTTTTATTTAGCAAATGGGCAAATTATTCGAAGCGAGTTAGAAAATTTCTTACGTAACTTGCAAACAAGCTATGACTATAAAGAAGTGCGCACACCACTAATGATGAATCAACGCCTGTGGGAGCAATCTGGGCATTGGCAGCATTACAAGGAAAATATGTACTTTACACAAGTTGATGAGCAAAAATTTGCGTTAAAACCAATGAACTGTCCAGGACATATGCTCATTTACAAAAATGATTTGCATTCGTATCGTGATTTGCCAATTCGTATGGCGGAGTTTGGGCAAGTGCATCGCCATGAATTTAGTGGTGCACTAAACGGGTTACTCCGTGTGCGTACTTTCTGTCAGGATGATGCGCATATTTTCGTAACTCCGGAGCAAATCGAGGATGAAATTACATTAGCATTGCAAATTATTGACCATGTATACAAAGTATTTGGCTTCGAATATGACATTGAATTGTCTACACGCCCGGATAATTATATGGGTGAACTCACATTATGGGACAAAGCAGAGCAGGCACTTGAAAACGTGTTAAATCACTTAGGTTTCCCTTACAAAATTAATGAGGGTGACGGCGCATTTTATGGACCAAAAATTGATATTCATATTAAAGATGCGATAAAGCGAAGTCATCAATGTGCGACTGTACAGCTTGATTTCCAACTACCAGAGAAGTTTGATTTAACGTATGTGAATGAGGACAACGAAAAGGTACGTCCTGTTGTGATTCACCGAGCTGTCTTTGGTTCCATTGATCGTTTTCTTGGGATTTTAATCGAGCATTTTGGTGGTGCCTTCCCACTGTGGCTTGCACCAAAGCAGGTACAAATCATCGGCGTTTCTGATGTACATAAACCGTACGTCGAAAAAGTATTACATGATTTACGCCAAGCAAATATACGTGTGTCAGTAGATGAGCGAAATGAAAAACTAGGTCGTAAAATTCGTGATGCACAAATGCAAAAAGTCCCATATATCTTAGTTCTAGGTGATGAAGAGCAACAAGAGGACTCAGTGACAATTCGTGCATTTAAGCAAGAGGGTTTAACAAAAATGTCCATTGAGTCATTTGTCGAATATGTAATAGAAGAGATTGAACAGAAAAAATTACCGAATTTCGCAAATGTATAA
- a CDS encoding GNAT family N-acetyltransferase produces MNIQKFKSEIEDLVELLCSNDWPYHANARLERQSIRNAAEKGYYSDGRETFWIISEQQKVGILVIDDIDDSIPLFDIRLIENVRGKGIGVKVLQWLQDYLFGELEKIRIEAYTRADNIAMQKCFIKGNFVKEGYLRNAWENEDGTISDSMLYAAIYDDWKNNTITQPILNDTFPNTTSKGEII; encoded by the coding sequence ATGAATATTCAAAAATTTAAGTCGGAAATTGAGGATTTAGTAGAGCTACTGTGTTCGAATGATTGGCCATATCATGCGAACGCTAGGCTTGAGAGACAATCGATTCGAAATGCCGCAGAAAAAGGCTATTATAGCGATGGAAGAGAGACATTTTGGATTATTTCTGAGCAACAAAAAGTTGGGATACTTGTAATAGATGATATCGATGATTCAATTCCACTATTCGATATTCGTCTTATCGAAAACGTGCGAGGTAAGGGAATTGGTGTAAAAGTATTACAGTGGCTTCAAGATTATTTGTTTGGTGAACTCGAGAAAATTCGAATTGAAGCTTATACAAGAGCAGATAATATTGCAATGCAAAAGTGCTTCATAAAGGGCAATTTTGTCAAGGAAGGCTATTTACGAAATGCTTGGGAAAACGAAGATGGAACAATTTCTGATTCTATGTTGTATGCAGCCATTTACGATGATTGGAAAAATAATACGATTACACAGCCAATACTAAACGATACTTTTCCCAATACTACATCGAAAGGTGAAATAATATGA
- a CDS encoding 2OG-Fe(II) oxygenase, with the protein MAKIDSEIRTKETTIFNHSGNKITTVDKEIEIIAKFDEPLVIVLGSVLDDEECDALIQLSKDRLERSKTGSSREVSDIRTSSGVFLTDTNNEIVLQIEKRLASIIDIPIDHGEGLHILNYLPGQEYKAHFDYFASTSKAASNNRIATFVLYLNDVEEGGQTYFPNLNLSVFPKKGMAVYFEYFYNYVQLNELTLHGGAPVTQGEKWIATQWIRRQKISKNI; encoded by the coding sequence TTGGCAAAAATTGATTCAGAAATACGTACTAAAGAAACCACTATCTTTAACCATAGTGGAAATAAAATTACTACAGTCGACAAAGAAATTGAAATCATCGCTAAATTCGATGAACCATTAGTCATTGTATTAGGTTCGGTTCTAGATGATGAGGAGTGTGACGCACTTATTCAATTATCAAAAGACCGTCTTGAACGTTCAAAAACTGGTAGTTCACGGGAAGTGAGTGATATTCGAACAAGTAGTGGTGTATTTTTAACAGATACGAACAATGAAATTGTTTTGCAAATTGAAAAAAGACTTGCATCTATTATCGACATCCCGATCGATCATGGAGAAGGATTACATATTTTGAACTACCTACCAGGACAAGAATATAAAGCACACTTCGACTATTTCGCTTCAACGAGTAAAGCTGCTAGCAACAATCGTATTGCTACATTTGTTCTGTACTTAAATGATGTCGAGGAAGGCGGGCAAACGTATTTTCCTAATTTAAACCTATCTGTATTTCCTAAAAAAGGAATGGCTGTATACTTCGAGTATTTTTACAACTATGTGCAATTAAATGAACTTACATTACACGGTGGTGCGCCAGTTACTCAAGGTGAGAAATGGATTGCCACTCAATGGATTCGGCGACAAAAAATTAGTAAAAATATTTAA